One region of Haloprofundus salilacus genomic DNA includes:
- a CDS encoding HalOD1 output domain-containing protein: MSTSAERHSESICEQIVTAVADREGVDPLDLVPLYEAVGPEPRRSLFASASENVGRPSASHSFTYHGYEVTVDGDTVDISKQPERPDSELSSPR; encoded by the coding sequence ATGAGTACCTCCGCCGAACGCCATTCAGAGAGCATTTGCGAACAGATCGTTACGGCAGTCGCCGACCGTGAGGGAGTCGATCCACTAGACCTCGTTCCGCTGTACGAGGCGGTCGGTCCGGAGCCGCGCCGATCGCTGTTTGCATCGGCATCCGAAAACGTCGGCCGGCCATCGGCGTCCCACTCGTTCACCTACCACGGCTACGAGGTGACTGTCGATGGAGACACGGTAGACATCTCGAAACAGCCGGAGAGGCCGGACTCGGAACTGTCGTCGCCACGCTGA
- a CDS encoding Lrp/AsnC family transcriptional regulator, whose product MTDAELDTVDREILHALQDDARNNTNADISERVGVSASTVGKRIRRLEANGIIKGYHTEIDYEKAGQPLRVLFVCTAPIANRSALIEKIFEVDGVVNVLEMMTGEGNIHVQVVGASNDDITRIAETIDSYDLVVNDEILIRSEYARPSTLFGD is encoded by the coding sequence GTGACCGACGCCGAATTAGATACAGTAGACCGCGAAATTCTCCACGCGTTACAGGATGACGCACGAAACAACACGAACGCGGACATCAGCGAGCGTGTCGGGGTGTCGGCGAGCACGGTCGGAAAGCGAATCAGGCGACTGGAGGCGAACGGCATCATCAAGGGATATCACACCGAAATCGACTACGAGAAGGCCGGGCAACCGCTTCGAGTGCTGTTCGTCTGTACCGCACCCATCGCCAATCGAAGCGCGCTCATCGAGAAGATATTCGAAGTCGACGGCGTGGTGAACGTCCTCGAGATGATGACCGGCGAGGGAAACATCCACGTGCAGGTCGTCGGCGCGTCGAACGACGATATCACTCGCATCGCAGAGACCATCGACAGCTATGACCTCGTTGTCAACGACGAGATTCTCATCCGAAGCGAGTACGCGCGTCCCTCGACGCTCTTCGGAGACTGA
- a CDS encoding ribbon-helix-helix protein, CopG family, whose product MPTNRLTISLDEEAEAALDDLVGRTDTSRSEVVRRALTFYAANFEAATADAGPNLEAYHQLLSSGEHVLLDVDFLHCFLDYVEAEDGTPDPDFLAAANRVADYHAHEYERRFVSLGELLDWLSFCGFLTVRRTEGSVDGRTYHVVFPSESVKWFMLGFIDRSTTDLSFDLAINEGVSKVLLTETRKSRT is encoded by the coding sequence ATGCCGACGAACCGGTTGACGATCTCGCTCGACGAGGAGGCGGAGGCGGCGCTCGACGACCTGGTCGGACGGACCGACACGTCGCGAAGCGAGGTCGTCCGCCGGGCGCTAACGTTCTACGCCGCGAACTTCGAGGCGGCGACCGCCGACGCCGGGCCCAACCTCGAAGCGTACCACCAGTTGCTCTCCTCGGGCGAACACGTCCTGCTCGACGTGGACTTCCTGCACTGTTTTCTCGACTACGTCGAAGCCGAGGACGGCACGCCCGACCCCGACTTTCTCGCCGCCGCCAACCGCGTCGCCGACTACCACGCCCACGAGTACGAACGGCGGTTCGTCTCTCTCGGCGAACTGCTCGACTGGCTCTCGTTCTGCGGATTTCTCACGGTCCGCCGGACCGAAGGGAGCGTCGACGGCCGCACCTACCACGTTGTCTTCCCCTCGGAGTCGGTCAAGTGGTTCATGCTCGGGTTCATCGACCGCTCCACCACCGACCTCTCGTTCGACCTCGCCATCAACGAGGGCGTCTCGAAGGTGCTGTTGACGGAGACGCGAAAGTCGAGAACGTAA
- a CDS encoding Nramp family divalent metal transporter has product MSFVRRLRSIGPGAMVAAAFIGPGTVTTASVTGAQFGYALVWTILFSIVATIILQEMSARLGLVSREGLGEALRNQFDNEVAKWTSIVLVVSAIGVGTAAYEAGNILGGAAGLETITGVSATVWGVLIGVVAGALLYTGKYKFIERALVGLVALMAVSFLASAVLIGPDLGALALGFVPAVPTGSLVLITGLIGTTIVGYNLFLHASNVQERWAGPGELSECRTDTVLSIVVGGLITVAILVTAAAAFPVGTEIDDVGQMAEQLRPIAGPYATLFFSIGLFAAGFTSATTAPLAGAYATAGALGWEADLSDTKFRAVWAVILLVGVSSVLLGGSPVQIILFAQVVNGVLLPIVAIFLIVAMNSDSLLGEYTNGTTANVLGGIVTAIVVWLGIRTLLSVAGVL; this is encoded by the coding sequence ATGTCATTCGTACGCAGACTCCGTTCGATAGGTCCCGGCGCGATGGTCGCAGCGGCGTTCATCGGTCCGGGGACGGTAACGACGGCGAGCGTAACCGGCGCGCAGTTCGGCTACGCGCTCGTCTGGACGATCCTGTTTTCCATCGTCGCGACGATAATCCTCCAGGAGATGAGCGCCCGGTTGGGTCTCGTCTCCCGAGAAGGACTCGGCGAGGCGCTGCGCAACCAGTTCGACAACGAGGTGGCCAAGTGGACTTCCATCGTGCTCGTCGTCTCGGCCATCGGCGTCGGCACCGCCGCCTACGAGGCCGGGAACATCCTCGGCGGCGCGGCGGGGTTGGAGACGATTACAGGCGTGAGCGCGACGGTGTGGGGCGTCCTGATAGGTGTCGTCGCGGGCGCGCTCCTCTACACCGGCAAGTACAAGTTCATCGAGCGGGCGCTCGTCGGTCTCGTCGCGCTCATGGCCGTCTCGTTTCTCGCCTCGGCGGTGCTCATCGGTCCCGACCTCGGCGCGCTGGCGCTCGGCTTCGTCCCGGCCGTCCCCACCGGGTCGCTGGTTCTTATCACGGGTCTCATTGGGACGACCATCGTCGGCTACAACCTCTTTCTCCACGCGAGCAACGTCCAGGAACGCTGGGCCGGTCCCGGAGAGCTCTCGGAGTGTCGAACGGACACGGTGCTGTCCATCGTCGTCGGCGGACTCATCACCGTCGCCATCCTCGTGACGGCGGCCGCCGCGTTCCCCGTCGGCACGGAGATAGACGACGTCGGCCAGATGGCCGAACAGCTCCGACCCATCGCCGGTCCGTACGCGACGTTGTTCTTCAGCATCGGCCTGTTCGCGGCAGGGTTCACGAGCGCGACGACCGCTCCGCTCGCGGGCGCGTACGCCACCGCGGGAGCGCTCGGCTGGGAGGCGGACCTCTCCGACACGAAGTTCCGCGCCGTCTGGGCGGTCATCCTCCTCGTCGGCGTCTCGTCGGTCCTCCTCGGCGGGAGTCCGGTGCAGATAATCCTGTTCGCACAGGTCGTCAACGGGGTCCTGCTCCCCATCGTCGCCATCTTCCTCATCGTGGCGATGAACTCCGATTCGCTGCTCGGCGAGTACACGAACGGGACAACGGCAAACGTCCTCGGCGGCATCGTGACCGCAATCGTCGTCTGGCTCGGGATTCGGACGCTGCTCTCGGTGGCGGGGGTGCTCTGA
- a CDS encoding hydantoinase/oxoprolinase family protein, with the protein MASRIGVDVGGTFTDVVLLTDDGSLVTAKVPSTDDQSVGVMEGIEKACAEAGIDPADLDTFSHAMTVSVNALLESNGAKTALVTTEGFRDVLEIRRQNRPSLYDLDAELPEPLVPRRRRFEVDERATTEGVERAVDADEVRELARDIDASGAESVAVSLLHAYANPENERAVTDVLREELDVPISASHEVLAEFREYERTSTTAVDAYVTPAIDAYVGHLEERASDAGVPTPRIMQSNGGIASAETVREHAVTTALSGPAAGVVGAGATVEAAGSLRGLVTFDMGGTSSDVSLVRDGEVERTTDVEINGHPIRVPMVDVHTVGAGGGSVAWVDAGGALRVGPESSGANPGPASYGRGGEKPTVTDANVVLGYIGADTALGGELSLDVDAAREALSRLADKADLDDALAAARGVYRIANANMTRAIRTITVERGHDPRQFGLVAFGGAGPMHATALADDLGVETVVVPRACGVLSAYGLLAADEKHDSVRTVRTPLADVDLDRVESAYDDLRADVLADVERPEDATVDRVGDLRYVGQSFELSVPVGGSFDAEAVADRFTAAHEEAYGYALDDPVELVNLRSTATVERDPLTVGYEGADDPVRGTREAFFGFGGDGEFRETTVYDREAFSPGTTFDGPAVLEQDESTAVVPPTWSGEVDVDGTVVLTKGGENR; encoded by the coding sequence GTGGCCTCACGCATCGGCGTCGACGTGGGCGGCACGTTCACCGACGTGGTCCTGCTGACCGACGACGGGTCGCTCGTCACTGCGAAAGTTCCCAGCACCGACGACCAGAGCGTCGGCGTGATGGAGGGCATCGAGAAAGCCTGCGCCGAAGCGGGGATCGACCCCGCCGACCTCGACACGTTCTCGCACGCGATGACGGTCTCCGTCAACGCGCTGCTCGAATCGAACGGCGCGAAGACGGCGCTCGTCACCACTGAGGGCTTCCGCGACGTGCTCGAAATCAGGCGACAAAATCGGCCGAGCCTCTACGATTTGGACGCCGAACTGCCCGAACCGCTCGTCCCGCGTCGCCGCCGCTTCGAGGTCGACGAGCGCGCGACCACCGAGGGAGTCGAACGCGCTGTCGACGCCGACGAGGTTCGCGAACTCGCCCGCGACATCGACGCCTCGGGCGCCGAGAGCGTCGCCGTCTCGCTGCTCCACGCGTACGCAAACCCCGAGAACGAACGGGCCGTCACGGACGTCCTTCGGGAGGAACTCGACGTGCCGATTTCGGCCTCTCACGAGGTGCTCGCGGAGTTCCGTGAGTACGAGCGGACCTCCACGACCGCCGTCGACGCCTACGTCACCCCGGCCATCGACGCCTACGTCGGTCACCTCGAAGAGCGAGCGAGCGACGCGGGCGTGCCGACGCCGCGAATCATGCAGTCGAACGGCGGCATCGCGTCGGCTGAAACTGTCCGGGAGCACGCGGTGACGACGGCGCTCTCCGGACCGGCCGCGGGCGTCGTCGGCGCGGGCGCGACGGTCGAAGCCGCCGGTTCGCTCCGCGGTCTCGTCACCTTCGACATGGGCGGCACCTCCAGCGACGTGAGCCTCGTCCGCGACGGCGAGGTGGAGCGAACCACCGACGTCGAGATAAACGGCCACCCCATCCGCGTTCCGATGGTCGACGTACACACCGTCGGCGCGGGCGGCGGGAGCGTTGCGTGGGTCGACGCCGGGGGCGCGCTCCGCGTCGGTCCCGAGTCGTCGGGCGCGAACCCAGGCCCGGCGTCGTACGGCCGCGGGGGCGAGAAACCCACCGTCACCGACGCGAACGTCGTCCTCGGCTACATCGGCGCCGACACTGCCCTCGGCGGGGAGCTCTCGCTCGACGTCGACGCCGCCCGCGAGGCGCTCTCGCGACTCGCCGACAAGGCGGACCTCGACGACGCGCTCGCCGCCGCACGGGGCGTCTACCGCATCGCCAACGCGAACATGACTCGGGCGATTCGCACCATCACCGTCGAACGCGGCCACGACCCCCGACAGTTCGGTCTCGTCGCGTTCGGCGGCGCGGGACCGATGCACGCTACCGCCCTCGCCGACGACCTAGGGGTCGAGACGGTCGTCGTCCCTCGCGCGTGCGGCGTCCTCTCGGCGTACGGTCTTCTCGCCGCCGACGAGAAGCACGACTCCGTCCGAACCGTGCGGACGCCGCTCGCCGACGTAGACCTCGACCGTGTCGAATCCGCGTACGACGACCTTCGGGCGGACGTGCTGGCCGACGTCGAGCGACCCGAAGACGCGACCGTCGACCGCGTCGGCGACCTCCGCTACGTCGGCCAGAGCTTCGAACTCTCCGTCCCCGTCGGGGGGTCGTTCGACGCCGAGGCGGTCGCCGACCGCTTCACCGCGGCGCACGAGGAAGCCTACGGCTACGCCCTCGACGACCCCGTCGAACTCGTCAACCTCCGCTCGACGGCGACGGTCGAGCGCGACCCGCTCACCGTCGGATACGAGGGTGCGGACGACCCCGTTCGCGGAACGCGGGAGGCGTTCTTCGGATTCGGCGGCGACGGCGAGTTCCGCGAGACCACCGTCTACGACCGCGAGGCGTTCTCTCCGGGGACGACGTTCGACGGTCCCGCGGTTCTCGAACAGGACGAGAGCACCGCCGTCGTCCCGCCGACGTGGAGTGGAGAAGTCGACGTCGACGGCACCGTCGTCCTCACGAAAGGAGGTGAGAACCGATGA
- a CDS encoding hydantoinase B/oxoprolinase family protein, whose amino-acid sequence MSSPDAKIDAVTLEIVRNQLEGVADEMGQVLITSSYSPNIKERRDCSTALFDAEGRLVAQAEHIPVHLGAMPASVAAILDRDPKPGDVFVLNDPFEGGTHLPDVTMVSPVAVDGEILGYAVSRAHHADVGGMTPGSMPAGAREIFQEGLRLPPVRLVSEGDFVDDVMNLLLANVRSPSERRADIRAQIAANDRAQSRISDLVAEHGRDRLLAAFDTVIDYSRQRITAEIADLPDGTYRATDAMEGDGVTDDDVPIEVEVEVDGSEVRVDFSGTADQVAGNVNAPLAVAKSAVYFVIRAVTDPDIPPNQGCYDPISVYVSEGSLLNPVPPAAVVGGNVETSQRVTDVVLTALADAAPDRVPAQGQGTMNNLIIGNREAGGFTYYETIAGGFGARPTKDGMDGVQVGMTNTLNTPVEAMEAEYPLRVERYALRPDSGGDGEFRGGLGIERAVTVGVDATVSLLTERRRTAPAGVAGGQPGAVGENLVADESIPAKTTREISAGTTVTVRTPGGGGYGEPDDRDPEARERDRTDGKTSE is encoded by the coding sequence ATGAGTTCTCCCGACGCCAAAATCGACGCAGTGACGCTCGAAATCGTCCGCAACCAACTGGAGGGCGTCGCCGACGAGATGGGGCAGGTGCTCATCACCTCCTCGTACTCGCCGAACATCAAGGAGCGCCGCGACTGCTCGACGGCGCTGTTCGACGCCGAGGGTCGACTCGTCGCGCAGGCCGAACACATCCCGGTCCACCTCGGCGCGATGCCCGCCTCCGTCGCGGCCATCCTCGACCGAGACCCGAAACCGGGGGACGTGTTCGTGCTCAACGACCCGTTCGAGGGCGGCACGCACCTGCCGGACGTGACGATGGTCTCGCCCGTCGCCGTCGACGGCGAGATTCTCGGCTACGCCGTCTCCCGCGCCCACCACGCCGACGTGGGCGGGATGACGCCCGGGAGTATGCCCGCTGGCGCGCGTGAAATCTTCCAGGAAGGTCTCCGCCTGCCGCCCGTCCGACTCGTCTCGGAGGGCGACTTTGTCGACGACGTGATGAACCTCCTGTTGGCGAACGTCCGGAGTCCAAGCGAGCGACGCGCCGACATCCGCGCCCAAATCGCGGCCAACGACCGCGCCCAGTCTCGAATCTCGGACCTCGTCGCCGAACACGGCCGCGACCGCCTGCTCGCCGCCTTCGACACGGTCATCGACTACTCCCGACAGCGCATCACGGCCGAAATTGCCGACCTCCCGGACGGCACCTACCGGGCGACCGACGCAATGGAAGGCGACGGCGTGACGGACGACGACGTGCCCATCGAGGTCGAAGTCGAAGTCGACGGCAGCGAGGTCCGCGTCGACTTCTCAGGCACCGCAGACCAGGTCGCGGGCAACGTCAACGCGCCGCTGGCCGTCGCCAAGAGCGCGGTCTACTTCGTCATCCGCGCGGTGACCGACCCGGACATCCCGCCGAACCAGGGCTGTTACGACCCGATTTCGGTTTACGTCTCCGAGGGATCGCTCCTCAACCCCGTTCCGCCGGCGGCGGTCGTCGGCGGCAACGTCGAGACCAGCCAGCGCGTCACCGACGTGGTGCTGACCGCGCTTGCGGACGCCGCCCCTGACCGCGTCCCCGCGCAGGGGCAGGGGACAATGAACAACCTCATCATCGGCAACCGCGAGGCGGGCGGCTTTACCTACTACGAGACCATCGCGGGCGGGTTCGGCGCGCGCCCGACCAAAGACGGGATGGACGGCGTCCAGGTCGGGATGACCAACACCCTGAACACGCCCGTCGAGGCGATGGAAGCCGAGTACCCGCTTCGCGTCGAACGCTACGCGCTCCGCCCGGACAGCGGCGGCGACGGCGAGTTCCGCGGCGGTCTCGGTATCGAACGCGCCGTCACCGTCGGCGTCGACGCCACCGTCTCGCTGCTTACCGAGCGACGACGCACCGCTCCTGCGGGCGTCGCCGGTGGCCAACCGGGTGCAGTCGGCGAGAACCTCGTCGCCGACGAGTCGATTCCGGCGAAGACCACTCGGGAGATCTCCGCGGGAACGACGGTCACTGTCCGGACGCCGGGCGGCGGCGGCTACGGCGAACCCGACGACCGCGACCCCGAGGCGCGCGAACGCGACCGGACGGACGGGAAAACGAGCGAGTAG
- a CDS encoding SDR family NAD(P)-dependent oxidoreductase: protein MSTDRFSVTGQTAIVTGASSGIGKAIAETFAADGASVVVCSREQENVDPVAEGIREEGGNALAVECDVTDREAVEALVEATVEEFGGVDALVNNAGASFMASFEDISENGWNTIVDINLTGTFHCTQVAGEHMRDNGGGSVVNLSSVAGQQGSPYMSHYGAAKAGIINLTTSLAYEWADHDVRVNCIAPGFVATPGVESQMGVSGDDIDRDEVKRRIGVSEEIADIAQFLSSPASSYVVGETITARGVPQVMESPDV from the coding sequence ATGTCCACTGACAGGTTCAGCGTCACCGGCCAGACCGCCATCGTCACCGGCGCGTCGAGCGGCATCGGGAAGGCCATCGCGGAGACGTTCGCCGCCGACGGCGCGAGCGTCGTCGTCTGCTCGCGCGAGCAGGAAAACGTCGATCCCGTCGCCGAGGGAATCCGCGAAGAGGGCGGAAACGCGCTGGCCGTCGAGTGCGACGTGACCGACCGCGAGGCCGTCGAGGCGCTCGTCGAAGCGACCGTCGAGGAGTTCGGCGGCGTCGACGCGCTCGTCAACAACGCGGGCGCGTCGTTCATGGCCTCCTTCGAGGACATCTCGGAGAACGGCTGGAACACCATTGTCGACATCAACCTCACCGGTACGTTCCACTGCACGCAGGTCGCCGGCGAGCACATGCGTGATAACGGCGGCGGCAGCGTCGTCAACCTCTCCAGCGTCGCCGGGCAGCAGGGATCGCCGTATATGAGCCACTATGGCGCGGCCAAAGCCGGCATCATCAACCTCACCACCTCGCTGGCGTACGAGTGGGCCGACCACGACGTACGGGTCAACTGCATCGCGCCGGGGTTCGTCGCGACGCCCGGCGTCGAGAGTCAGATGGGCGTCTCCGGCGACGATATCGACCGCGACGAGGTGAAACGGCGCATCGGCGTCAGCGAAGAAATTGCAGACATTGCACAATTTTTGTCCTCGCCCGCGTCGTCGTACGTCGTCGGCGAGACCATCACCGCCCGGGGCGTTCCCCAGGTGATGGAGTCGCCGGACGTCTGA
- a CDS encoding NAD-dependent protein deacylase, with protein MTDRLASLASELRDADKSVALTGAGISVPSGIPPFRGDGGIWGDQFDPATFHRSRFERDPAGFWADRLDLHDAMRPPGVEPNVAHEALATLEGEGFLDAVVTQNTDGLHAEAGTQRVVELHGNAERVVCQRCGERTAAEPVRKRVREGENPPHCDCGGVFKPDVVLFGEQLKRETLGEARTLAEESDVFLAVGSSLQVEPAASLPTAATRSGSLAVVNLDETPCDGLADYVFRSDVTEVLPTLVRTLETA; from the coding sequence GTGACCGACCGACTCGCTTCGCTCGCCTCGGAGCTCCGCGACGCAGACAAGTCCGTCGCGCTCACCGGCGCGGGAATCAGCGTCCCATCCGGAATCCCGCCGTTCCGCGGCGACGGCGGCATCTGGGGCGACCAGTTCGATCCCGCCACCTTTCACCGGTCGCGCTTCGAGCGCGACCCCGCCGGGTTCTGGGCCGATCGCCTCGACCTGCACGACGCGATGCGCCCGCCGGGCGTCGAACCGAACGTCGCCCACGAGGCGCTGGCGACGCTCGAAGGCGAGGGATTCCTCGACGCCGTCGTCACGCAGAACACCGACGGACTGCACGCCGAGGCGGGTACCCAGCGAGTCGTCGAACTGCACGGCAACGCCGAGCGCGTCGTCTGTCAGCGGTGCGGCGAGCGAACGGCCGCCGAACCGGTGCGCAAGCGAGTCCGCGAGGGCGAGAACCCGCCGCACTGCGACTGCGGCGGCGTCTTCAAGCCCGACGTCGTGCTGTTCGGCGAGCAACTCAAGAGGGAGACGCTCGGCGAGGCGCGGACGCTGGCCGAGGAGAGCGACGTGTTTTTGGCTGTCGGGTCGTCGCTGCAGGTCGAACCTGCGGCGTCGCTTCCAACGGCGGCGACGCGGAGTGGATCCCTCGCCGTCGTGAATCTCGACGAGACGCCCTGCGACGGCCTCGCCGACTACGTCTTTCGTTCAGACGTGACCGAGGTGTTGCCCACGTTGGTACGGACACTCGAAACGGCTTGA
- a CDS encoding type 1 glutamine amidotransferase domain-containing protein: MADVLTETNVAMFIAQRGTEQVEFTEPKQAVEDAGADVDVISSQTDEAQAVNNDLDAGDSFEVDETFADVSAKEYDALVVPGGCVGADRLRADHDAVTFVREMFEADKPMGVICHGPWTFVEAGVVDGRTLTSYPSLQTDIRNAGGEWVDEEVVVDAGVVTSRNPDDLDAFCEKIVEEFEEGIHERD; this comes from the coding sequence ATGGCAGACGTACTCACCGAGACGAACGTCGCGATGTTCATCGCACAGCGGGGCACCGAACAGGTCGAGTTCACCGAACCCAAGCAGGCCGTCGAGGACGCCGGCGCCGACGTCGACGTAATCAGCAGTCAAACCGACGAGGCCCAGGCCGTCAACAACGACCTCGACGCGGGCGACAGCTTCGAGGTGGACGAGACGTTCGCCGACGTCTCAGCCAAGGAGTACGACGCGCTCGTCGTTCCGGGCGGCTGCGTGGGAGCGGACCGACTCCGCGCCGACCACGACGCGGTGACGTTCGTCCGCGAGATGTTCGAGGCGGACAAACCGATGGGCGTCATCTGCCACGGTCCGTGGACGTTCGTCGAGGCGGGCGTCGTCGATGGACGGACGCTCACCTCCTACCCCAGCCTGCAGACCGACATCCGCAACGCAGGCGGCGAGTGGGTCGACGAGGAAGTCGTCGTCGATGCTGGCGTGGTGACCAGCCGAAACCCGGATGATCTGGACGCGTTCTGCGAGAAAATCGTCGAGGAGTTCGAGGAAGGGATCCACGAACGAGACTGA
- a CDS encoding dihydrolipoyl dehydrogenase family protein has protein sequence MNEYDLIVLGGGTGNIVASAAADEGLDVALVERDRLGGTCLNRGCNPSKKLIHRASVVETVQQANSLGIDAAVNDIAFADIVDDVISSVTDEADRKAEDAREHEHITFYQTEGRFVDERTVAVATDDGDAELTAENVVLAGGSRPLVPDSIDGTDEVSFLTSDQALRLDERPDRLVVVGGGYIAVEMAHFFGAMGTEVAIVGRGDVLVAREDRDVAEHLTDVYAENYELRLGYSVTALAADGDETVVEAESEDGETVELRGDEVLLATGRQPSSDRWNVAAAEIDTDEKGFVETDDYLRTSVDGVWAIGDIAGNYMFKHSGDKEAEYVVENVVHGCRAEVAYPGMAHAVFGSPQVASLGETEEELDDGADYAVGTYAYDDTALGSALHNDGGFAKVIVGSDGAVLGCHIVGPHASILIHEVSTAVAADADAKTIAETIHVHPALSEVVQGAFREVRDVAPSGI, from the coding sequence ATGAACGAGTACGACCTCATTGTGCTCGGTGGCGGGACAGGAAACATCGTCGCGTCGGCGGCGGCAGACGAAGGACTCGACGTCGCGCTCGTCGAACGCGACCGACTCGGGGGGACGTGTCTCAACCGCGGCTGCAACCCCTCGAAGAAGCTCATCCACCGTGCGAGCGTCGTCGAGACGGTCCAGCAGGCGAACTCGCTCGGCATCGACGCCGCAGTGAACGACATCGCGTTCGCGGATATCGTCGACGACGTAATCTCGTCGGTCACCGACGAGGCCGATCGGAAAGCCGAGGACGCCCGCGAGCACGAGCACATCACCTTCTATCAGACCGAGGGCCGGTTCGTCGACGAACGGACGGTCGCGGTAGCGACCGACGACGGTGACGCGGAGTTGACCGCCGAGAACGTCGTCCTCGCGGGCGGGTCGCGGCCGCTGGTCCCCGACTCCATCGACGGCACCGACGAGGTGTCGTTTCTGACCAGCGACCAGGCGCTCCGTCTCGACGAACGACCCGACCGCCTCGTCGTCGTCGGCGGGGGATACATCGCCGTCGAGATGGCGCACTTCTTCGGCGCGATGGGCACCGAGGTCGCCATCGTCGGCCGCGGGGACGTGCTCGTCGCCCGCGAGGACCGCGACGTCGCCGAGCATCTGACCGACGTCTACGCCGAGAATTACGAACTCCGCCTCGGCTACTCGGTGACGGCGCTGGCGGCGGACGGCGACGAGACGGTTGTCGAAGCCGAGTCGGAAGACGGCGAGACGGTCGAACTCCGGGGCGACGAGGTGCTCCTCGCCACTGGGCGACAACCCAGCAGCGACCGCTGGAACGTGGCCGCCGCCGAAATCGACACCGACGAGAAGGGGTTCGTTGAGACTGACGACTACCTCCGAACGTCGGTCGACGGCGTCTGGGCGATCGGCGACATCGCGGGCAACTACATGTTCAAACACTCCGGCGACAAGGAGGCTGAGTACGTCGTCGAGAACGTCGTTCACGGCTGTCGCGCCGAGGTGGCGTATCCGGGGATGGCGCACGCGGTGTTCGGCTCTCCACAGGTTGCGAGCCTTGGCGAGACCGAGGAGGAACTCGACGACGGGGCCGACTATGCGGTCGGTACGTACGCCTACGACGACACCGCGCTCGGGTCGGCGCTTCACAACGACGGCGGTTTTGCGAAGGTCATCGTCGGCTCCGACGGGGCGGTTCTCGGCTGCCACATCGTCGGCCCGCACGCATCGATACTTATCCACGAGGTGAGCACCGCCGTCGCCGCCGACGCCGACGCGAAAACTATCGCCGAGACGATTCACGTCCACCCGGCGCTGTCAGAGGTCGTCCAGGGAGCGTTCCGAGAGGTCAGAGACGTCGCTCCCTCAGGAATCTGA
- a CDS encoding helix-turn-helix domain-containing protein, which translates to MANSMGEMLRQDMQCEGLLECFHDLKEIDKDVFRLLNETDDPLTVDEIADEIDRERSTAYRSVQRLLQTGFLQKEQVNYEQGGYYHVYRPRNADEISQELQRMLNAWYAKMGQLIGEFNEKYAEEPPRSPPVES; encoded by the coding sequence ATGGCTAACTCGATGGGCGAGATGCTCCGACAGGATATGCAGTGCGAGGGGCTGCTTGAGTGTTTCCACGATCTCAAGGAGATCGACAAAGACGTGTTCAGACTGCTGAACGAGACCGACGATCCGCTCACGGTCGACGAGATCGCCGACGAAATCGACCGCGAACGGTCGACGGCCTACCGCTCCGTCCAGCGACTGCTGCAGACCGGGTTCCTCCAGAAAGAGCAGGTCAACTACGAGCAGGGCGGCTACTACCACGTCTACCGCCCGCGCAACGCCGACGAGATCTCGCAGGAACTGCAGCGGATGCTCAACGCTTGGTACGCGAAGATGGGCCAACTCATCGGCGAGTTCAACGAGAAGTACGCCGAGGAACCGCCTCGCTCGCCGCCGGTCGAGAGCTAA